The Salvia miltiorrhiza cultivar Shanhuang (shh) chromosome 2, IMPLAD_Smil_shh, whole genome shotgun sequence DNA window taataattaaattagtattaattttatacaaatagtaaaaacaaaaaatattttcagtgcattgcacgagatgcaaatgctagttgcacctcgccgccggtaatatatttaagtatataaattaattaatattaacaaTACCGGCGGCAGCGCTGTCGGTGATCACCGGAGGCATCCTTGCCACTGGTATTTCTGCCGCTATTTTGAAAAACACGGTCGTCCCCTCCATCGTCGGtgggccgccggtaattttggTCGCAAATTatgcatttttttgtagtggtagTATGATATTATATTAGGgccctattttttaatttcgccCAGGGCCTCAGTTTTGTCAGGACCGGCCCTGTTAATTATATCTTAATAATTGCGATTAAAATATATAAGCGTTGACTTACCAAACCGCCGGTAACGAAAGAGAGCAGGAATGAACCAACAACGGCACCCAAAAGCTGAGCAATCCAGTAGAAAAGTCCGGTGATGACGGTCATCTGGCCGCCGGCAACCAGGCCGAAGGTGACGGCGGGGTTGACGTGTCCGCCAGAGATGTTGGCGGCGATGGAAACAGCCACGAAGAGAGCGAATGCATGGGCAACGGCGATCGCCACGAGCCCGGCCGGGTCGAGGCCGGCGTTGGCCGTCAAACTGTCTGTTGAAAAGCCACAAATTTCAGTCCATCAGAAAAATATACTtgaactaaaaaaattaaataaaatatgcagGTTAATTAGTGCATGTGCATGCATGGATCTAGGGTTAAAGATTTTTGGTCTTTTTTGGTGAAAAAAAGGAGAAAGAAGACTtacattttcaaaattttaatccaAGGAAAAAGAAACCAATTTCACTTAAATTAGTTCCTATAATGTATAATATGAGATTATATACACGCTAAATTACAGCAAAAAAATGTGTTGTTACAGCAGTATATCACTGCAAAAAATTGGCGATCAGCGACGGCCTATTCTGTCTCCAAATTTCGTAAAATCCTATAATATTCTGATTGAAATAATCTCATTTACAAATGCATGCAGAATCAAATTTgactaaaaaattatttaattataaaaacaGGTAAATTTAAGTGGTTGGATACTAACTGAAAGCAATGGCGGAGCCGACACCGGCAAAGACGAAGAGCAAGGTGGAGATGAACTCGGCGACGTACGCCTTGATGGAGGCGGCGCTGCACGAGTCATCGAAACGGCCGAAAGCGATTCCTGGCattttcttctctctttttttccaaaaatgaattataaattaattcttgaaaaaagAGAAGATAGAGAAGAAGATATTATTATGGTTTGGGATGAGAGAAATAGCACTTTCTAAGTGGGTATATATACTGAGGCAAACACAACTTTATCCAAATAGTTTAATATGAGCATCTATGATTAGTATATACCAGATGCCTCGTCACAATAGATAAATGAAGGGAGAAATTCATCCATCCTACGTGGAATATTCTATCCTAAGATTACtttatttcatttctttttattttaacgAGACTATTTGCTAGTATTAAATTGAGAATTCATAGCAGCCTTCTAAGAAGTTTTGTAGTTAATTGGGCTTATTGTAGTTGTTAATTATTTGAGGGTGGATGTGTTTTGAAAAACTCATTTCCTATATAAAACCAGtttaattcgaaaataaaatCTATAGTCTTGTTACGAAACTCACGCCCACTCTACTAGTTAATTTGAGGTGAGATTCAGTGTGCCACTGTGtctcatgcttatatctattattttaaaaatattttttataaaaataaaatttattataatactataaattatatatattgaagttttatttcaaaaaattaaatttattaaaaagtatataccatgacattgaatttatcaacctattattagctaataaaagtgatattaaatgataaaaaataattatataccctaaattgatggaataaaccctagttaataatcacaagattaaactaaagcatataaagttgaaattgaagaaaatataaataaaaaattaaatagaattgaaagtgggacacaaagtggaacataaagtgtggtacactaaATCTCATTTCAGTTAATTTGGTTATCTCAAATTTGTAAATTGGTGCATATAATTAGGatttctttaatttgatattttgaGCACAAATATATAATTAGATTAACATGTTAGAAACTAatcgacaattttttttttttgagggaaactAATCGACAATATTGAGTTGTTTCAATGagtatatttgaaaaaaattgtacatGTTGAGATTTAAGAATTTATGGAAGGGTAtctctttctcctctctctctctgatttgGTCAAAAAATCTTAAAATTGGGACTTATGGTGATAATGTCACGATGGTGACAACTTTTCTGTAGATAAACGCAAAATTGATAAAcagtattatttaattttcaattttatacgGAGGAATATTTTTGCTACCACCCATAATTACAATGTCGATCTCCATGTACTACTCAAAATATATGCATTTGAAACTTGAATGCTCTTCGCTCTTGTTCTCTCGTTAAATTAGATTCTTAAATTTGAATGCATCGATCATTAAAGTCAATAAGGAGTGGTTATAGCTAACCTGAAGcttttagtattttaattaataacaatTGGATAAAATATAGTACTATAAACTAATTATATGACGTAAACCAACCGCCCACGGCATAATCTTTTCCTTTTCCAGAGCTTGTTGCCTGTTGGTAGTTTCATTGGGTAATTAAGTTTGACTTCTCCGGATCATAATGTGACAAATTCGTAACCGAGGTCGCGTCCTACAAATTATATCTTCAAATCTCATCACCaatcttctttataatatatttaattaagccTTAATCTATATGGCATGCTTAAAATTGttccatttcaataatttaccatatataattttcatcatttattaattaattaactattacatttcatataaaaattcattaatcttaataaatataattaataataaatgtatatatatatatatatataatattaacttacatataatctaaattaataaattctattatttattttatctcgatataaataataataataataataataataataataataataataataataataataataataataataataataataataataataataataataataataataataataataataataataacttacatatgatctaaattaataaattttattatttattttatctcgataaaaattagatttacatgtctgacaagaaaaaattataatttatatacaataaatgattttaattgaatgttagtgattagatgtatatttgttattaattttatatttctcaaaagcgtatatattatatgcatatgttgcaatatattatactgtatgaatttatatatatatatatatatatatatatatatatatataatatttatcttcttaattttcaataaaatcaattttaaattgaggtTTGAAGtgagacatgcacgtgtatgtaaattataaacgggttcggtcattgatttacatgtttgaataataaggcacaaattctataacctgattactttaaaacaaaatcttattttatgtctatcaaaataattaaaattctatttttattttttataaaatatatccgtacattttacttgtatagggaagaaaaatatatttttcatatctaaaagcTTTATTCGTTTCAGTTTcgtcaacaacaacaacaacaacaacaacaacaacaacaacaacaacaataataataataataataataatgataataataataataataataataataataataataataataataataataataacagataaattgtgaaattagtaatgcataaatgaagaatttagataaagaacaatagaggatatgatgttaaaatacattagaaatgtttaattatgtattaaatttataataatctcaatcgagtgaagaattctTATAAATCACTtcatttcacattgatttttttatacggtttcactaaaataaaacttatacaagaagaagctcttgctctccaaattaaaaatctatatttaattggcggaatgattgagactaatacaatttgaattgctccaagcgaGATGATTCTCGGAACCCAATTAaatgatgatactcacaagttaaatttgttctttcaaactccaaacgagatgattcttgaaatccaattataatatttaaagttagtaatgcataaaagtttgtcaagaatttttcaagttccatacaaaatgatgttatgatattagaagctccaaatcatacaatctcacaagtcaaatttgatttttaaacctccatatagtgatgttaaaaaaattgacgcataaaaattcattttttgtattttaaggtctagacgagatgatgctcaaaagtctggTGTTCAACACATTAGATGTCGTCTTCCGAGctttagatgatgatatgatcctacagggtggttcagacgagatgatgctcagatgaaataaaatcttcaatattgacttttttttcaaaatattattaaataaaaatttatataaaaagaatttttattattctaacaaaaggttaacatttaattagggaatatgattcaaattaatataatttcaattatattaacttaaattaaataaatttaaaaataatttatatataaataattatttatacaaaaataatactcccccgtcccccaaaattatgcatgaaaGTTTGTAGTAATGATAGTGGAAAAAGGGTCCCACAATGAGGgtattgttaaatagattatgagtaaatagtgtaagttaaaagggtaaaattgtaagCATTATATATGGGGTAGtgtctaaaaaaataaatgatgaTATGGAAATTTCTTTTACCACCTTACGTCGAATTTCACCACGGTATATATTTTAATCCCACGCAAGTTGATTCACCTTGCCAAATATTGAATTCTCGATTATGGATCAAAATTGAAACTTTCTGCACGgtttcatattttaaaaaactaaaatcaaGCTCAATTTTGGAAAAGACTTCAAAAGTTTGAATATGGCACGGCATCATTATAGCTAAAAATACTACTACAAAATACATATCATATTTTTAGTATAATAGGAAAAGAAAACCATGGcaaagaaaagtaaataaattataatagaaAAAGGAATAAATTTGAGTTGGCAATGGCATTAAGTCCATGCACATCCAATCAAAAACCTTTGTGCTCGCCTAGCTGTCAATAACGTGCAGAATTGGAATTGTCGTTCAATGTGATGGTCCATGTGAGCTTAATAATATTTGGAATTTGATCCAAAAAGAAGAACAAATATATTTCAGATTTGAgataaatataagtatataagAAGGTGATATATGCTGGCGTGACTATCTTCAATCTGGGCCACACATAGCGCCGACCAAGTTTCACGTATATGTTAACTCTTTGTGGGTTGGTTGGTTGGGATTATTATTATAGTAGGTATTATTTATTtcaagataaaaaaatattgtggaTAGGATTAAACAGGTGATCATTGTTTAATTAGGGCTTAAAATAGGGATTAGCATTTTGTTAGAGGAATCTTGATTTGAACTTGTGGTCCTTGTTCGTCTGAAGAATTCGGACTTTTGTGGTTAAAAAGATTGAACTTGGTCGTTTGTTTTCCGTTTAGTAAGTATAGGTGATTTTGGGTACAATTaagtgtaccgtacaatcgggttgcacTTTGATTTGAATTTGCATTCTAATCCGAactgtgtaaatgacactgtctg harbors:
- the LOC131007751 gene encoding aquaporin TIP2-1-like — translated: MPGIAFGRFDDSCSAASIKAYVAEFISTLLFVFAGVGSAIAFNSLTANAGLDPAGLVAIAVAHAFALFVAVSIAANISGGHVNPAVTFGLVAGGQMTVITGLFYWIAQLLGAVVGSFLLSFVTGGLAIPIHGVGAGVGAIQGVVFEIIITFGLVYTVYATAVDPKKGSLGTIAPIAIGFIVGANILAAGPFSGGSMNPARSFGPAVASGDFSGHWIYWVGPLIGGGLAGLVYSNCYIHHEHAPLATSDF